In the Bradyrhizobium guangzhouense genome, one interval contains:
- a CDS encoding HWE histidine kinase domain-containing protein codes for MNEAVNLTNCDREPIHIPGNVQPFGFLLTLLSDFTICMASDNAGSFLGGDVTDLLQQPLAKVFSAAAIETIRSRVDQLGGPDSTERVFGVELQADKPLYDLSIHFSGAYLVVEAEPSVVEAGVNSGELVRLMLERIRKTRGMTELAREAARQLKVLTGFDRVMVYQFHPDGSGEVIAEAAEAGLEKFLGLHYPASDIPKQARILYQRNWLRIIADINAKPAALLSTATHNAGLLDLSMSVLRSVSPIHIEYLRNMGVGASMSVSILRDGKLWGLFACHHYSPRYISFEKRTASELFGQMFSWIVEGREREGDMAYEASAQKIQERLIETAGTHEHSRRAIVDFVGDYRRMIACDGVAVWSDNRITLDGETPTEAEVKDLVAFINRTSPGRICASAEIAKLYAAGEVFRDRAAGFLAIPISRTPRDCLIFFRREVVRSVNWAGAPEKVYEEGPNGPRLTPRKSFELWQETVAGQSKPWSAADIRIAESLRVTLLEVILQLSDLAARERRGAQERQELMIAELNHRVRNILSLVRALVAQSKDTAGSVDEFASVLGGRIQALARAHDQITNLNWAPVALRTLLESEAGAYLGSRADRVKIDGPDVALDPKAFATLALVVHEMMTNSAKYGALADSTGQVEVVWRVDPNSSLEIEWKESGGPPVQPPSRRGFGTTIIERSVPFDLKGEAEIRFDLLGVQARFVIPPNFVELVPSIAGAAMRIEEQQPARPRISDTALIVEDNLIIAMAAEVILLDLGARHVDTAASVDQALRAIERTRPSFALLDLNLGSESSIKVALRLKEIGVPFIFATGYGERAPIPVDLASAPVVQKPYTLEVVENALGKLQQATA; via the coding sequence ATGAACGAGGCGGTCAATCTCACCAATTGCGATCGCGAGCCGATCCACATTCCCGGCAATGTGCAGCCGTTCGGCTTCCTGCTGACGCTGCTGTCGGACTTCACGATCTGCATGGCGTCGGACAATGCCGGCAGCTTCCTCGGCGGCGACGTCACCGATCTCCTGCAACAGCCGCTCGCAAAAGTCTTCTCCGCAGCCGCGATCGAGACCATCCGCAGCCGCGTCGACCAGCTCGGCGGCCCCGACTCGACCGAACGCGTGTTCGGCGTCGAGCTCCAGGCGGACAAGCCGCTCTACGATCTCTCGATCCATTTTTCCGGCGCCTATCTGGTCGTCGAGGCCGAGCCCAGCGTCGTCGAGGCTGGCGTCAATTCGGGCGAGCTGGTGCGGCTGATGCTGGAGCGCATCCGCAAGACCCGCGGCATGACCGAGCTTGCCCGCGAGGCGGCGCGCCAGCTCAAGGTTCTGACCGGCTTCGACCGTGTCATGGTCTATCAGTTTCACCCCGACGGATCGGGCGAGGTGATCGCGGAAGCCGCTGAAGCGGGACTCGAAAAGTTTCTCGGCTTGCACTACCCGGCCTCCGACATTCCCAAACAGGCTCGGATCCTCTATCAGCGCAACTGGCTGCGCATCATCGCCGACATCAATGCCAAGCCGGCCGCGTTGCTGTCGACAGCCACGCACAATGCGGGGCTACTTGATCTGTCCATGAGCGTGCTGCGCTCGGTGTCGCCGATCCACATCGAATATCTGCGCAACATGGGCGTCGGCGCCTCGATGTCGGTGTCGATCCTGCGCGACGGCAAGCTGTGGGGGCTGTTCGCCTGCCACCATTACTCGCCGCGCTACATCTCGTTCGAGAAGCGCACGGCATCCGAGCTGTTCGGGCAGATGTTCTCCTGGATCGTGGAAGGGCGCGAGCGCGAGGGCGATATGGCCTACGAGGCCAGTGCCCAGAAGATCCAGGAGCGGTTGATCGAGACCGCCGGCACGCACGAGCACAGCCGTCGCGCGATCGTCGATTTCGTCGGCGATTACCGCAGGATGATCGCCTGCGACGGGGTGGCAGTCTGGTCCGACAACAGGATCACGCTCGACGGCGAGACGCCGACCGAGGCCGAGGTCAAGGACCTCGTTGCCTTCATCAACCGGACTTCGCCGGGTCGGATCTGTGCCAGCGCGGAAATCGCCAAGCTCTATGCGGCCGGCGAGGTGTTTCGCGATCGCGCCGCCGGCTTCCTCGCCATTCCGATCTCGCGCACGCCGCGCGATTGCCTGATTTTCTTCCGGCGCGAGGTGGTGCGCTCGGTGAACTGGGCGGGCGCGCCCGAAAAGGTCTACGAGGAAGGCCCGAACGGGCCGCGTCTGACGCCACGGAAGAGTTTTGAGCTCTGGCAGGAGACGGTCGCGGGCCAGTCCAAGCCGTGGTCGGCAGCCGACATCCGCATCGCCGAGAGCCTGCGCGTCACGCTGCTCGAGGTGATCCTGCAACTGTCCGACCTTGCCGCCCGCGAGCGCCGCGGCGCGCAGGAGCGGCAGGAGCTGATGATTGCCGAGCTCAATCATCGCGTCCGCAACATCCTGAGCCTCGTCCGTGCGCTGGTGGCGCAGAGCAAGGACACCGCCGGAAGCGTCGACGAGTTCGCCAGCGTGCTCGGCGGGCGCATCCAGGCGCTGGCGCGTGCGCACGACCAGATCACCAATCTGAACTGGGCGCCGGTGGCGCTGCGCACGCTGCTGGAATCCGAGGCCGGGGCCTATCTCGGGTCCCGCGCCGATCGCGTGAAGATCGATGGACCCGACGTTGCGCTCGATCCCAAGGCGTTCGCGACGCTGGCGCTCGTCGTCCACGAGATGATGACCAATTCGGCCAAATACGGCGCGCTCGCCGATTCCACCGGCCAGGTCGAGGTGGTGTGGCGGGTCGACCCGAATTCGAGCCTCGAGATCGAGTGGAAGGAGAGCGGCGGTCCGCCGGTGCAGCCGCCGTCGCGCCGCGGTTTCGGCACCACCATCATCGAGCGTTCCGTCCCGTTCGACCTCAAGGGTGAAGCCGAAATCCGCTTCGACCTGCTCGGCGTGCAGGCGAGGTTCGTGATCCCGCCGAACTTCGTCGAACTGGTGCCGTCAATCGCAGGAGCCGCCATGCGCATCGAGGAACAGCAGCCCGCCCGTCCCCGCATTTCCGACACGGCGTTGATCGTCGAGGACAATCTCATCATCGCCATGGCGGCGGAGGTGATCCTGCTCGATCTCGGGGCGCGGCACGTCGACACGGCCGCGAGCGTCGACCAGGCGCTGCGCGCGATCGAGCGCACGCGGCCGAGCTTTGCGCTGCTCGATCTCAATCTCGGCAGCGAGAGCAGCATCAAGGTGGCCTTAAGGCTGAAGGAAATCGGCGTGCCCTTCATCTTCGCGACCGGCTATGGCGAGCGCGCGCCGATCCCCGTCGACCTCGCCTCGGCGCCCGTGGTGCAAAAGCCCTACACGCTGGAAGTGGTCGAGAACGCGCTCGGCAAATTGCAGCAGGCGACGGCCTGA
- a CDS encoding biliverdin-producing heme oxygenase, with product MLAGASDVSIQAGRSFSGLRERLRDATAKAHHELDAQMSAFDLTVLSGYRRFLQASAGALLPLETALVDAGVAKHFPDWPERARSAAIAADLDWLGREAHATVSVPPLTKSGVIGTMYVLEGSRLGAKFLLRAVADAADPRIGRATAYLSHGAGKRLWQSFMARLGSEQRCDEDEAIEAARSAFAAFERAANRA from the coding sequence ATGCTGGCTGGGGCTTCGGACGTATCAATACAGGCAGGGAGAAGCTTTTCCGGACTCCGCGAACGATTGAGAGATGCGACAGCCAAGGCACATCACGAGCTCGACGCGCAAATGTCCGCCTTCGATCTCACCGTGCTCTCCGGCTATCGACGTTTTCTCCAAGCCAGCGCGGGCGCTCTGCTGCCGCTCGAAACTGCGCTGGTGGACGCCGGCGTCGCCAAACACTTTCCGGACTGGCCGGAGCGGGCGCGCAGCGCCGCAATCGCTGCAGATCTCGACTGGCTCGGCCGGGAGGCGCATGCCACCGTGTCGGTGCCGCCGCTGACAAAAAGCGGCGTGATCGGCACCATGTACGTGCTGGAAGGATCCCGGCTCGGCGCAAAATTCCTGCTGAGGGCCGTCGCGGATGCGGCTGATCCGCGCATCGGGCGGGCCACCGCCTATCTCAGCCACGGCGCCGGCAAGCGGCTGTGGCAGAGCTTTATGGCCAGGCTTGGCAGCGAACAGCGCTGCGACGAGGACGAGGCGATCGAGGCGGCGCGCAGCGCCTTTGCCGCATTCGAGCGGGCGGCGAATCGCGCATGA
- a CDS encoding nuclear transport factor 2 family protein, which translates to MSTSANKKLMQDIFAAAANPDPAARDRALFTASLADDAKWIVTGQYSWSRTFAGKGAILNDLHGYVRSRLRDRTRTVAERFIADGDIVVVEAKGDNVTPEGVRYDNDYCLVFRFEDGKIKEIREYCDSVLTERALGLFPQ; encoded by the coding sequence ATGAGCACGAGCGCAAACAAGAAACTGATGCAGGATATTTTCGCCGCCGCCGCCAATCCCGATCCGGCGGCGCGTGATCGCGCCCTGTTCACCGCAAGCCTTGCCGACGACGCCAAATGGATCGTCACCGGCCAGTATTCCTGGTCGCGGACCTTCGCCGGGAAAGGCGCGATCCTCAACGATTTGCATGGCTATGTGCGCAGCCGCCTGCGCGACCGGACGCGCACGGTCGCCGAGCGCTTCATCGCCGATGGCGACATCGTCGTGGTCGAGGCCAAGGGCGACAACGTCACGCCCGAAGGCGTGCGCTACGACAACGACTATTGCCTGGTATTTCGGTTTGAGGACGGCAAGATCAAGGAGATCCGCGAATACTGCGACTCCGTCCTGACCGAAAGGGCCCTCGGGTTATTCCCGCAATAA
- a CDS encoding LysR family transcriptional regulator, whose protein sequence is MNLNSLDLNLLTALDALLREASVSRAAMRIGLSQPATSHALQRLRDIFGDPLLVRTGARMELTPRAHTLRAPLAQALDQVRGLFVPEEFDAARSERSFRLMMPDLAVELLMPPLIEKVTRLAPNVRIDVVPWRGPAIFHAEFARTIDLMISIGNAFRGFHRQLLYTDSDALAVRRGHPAGARLKRRDAFLTARHVGVIIRGQPEDLIDTWLRSKGIERHISLVVSGYLEALHVAARTDLVAFVPRRLIAALSKQFGLVTVAPPLDPGIDEQFMFYPTRAQMDPGSIWLRRLMLETGRELEKRGS, encoded by the coding sequence ATGAATTTGAATTCGCTCGACCTCAATCTGTTGACTGCGCTCGACGCCCTGCTGCGCGAGGCCAGTGTCAGCCGCGCCGCCATGCGCATCGGACTGTCGCAGCCGGCAACGAGCCACGCCCTTCAGCGGCTGCGCGATATCTTCGGCGATCCGCTGCTGGTGCGCACCGGCGCACGGATGGAACTGACGCCGCGGGCGCACACCCTGCGCGCGCCGCTGGCGCAAGCGCTCGATCAGGTCCGCGGCCTGTTCGTGCCCGAGGAATTCGATGCCGCGCGCAGCGAGCGGTCGTTTCGCCTGATGATGCCTGATCTCGCCGTCGAATTGCTGATGCCCCCTCTGATTGAGAAGGTCACGCGCCTAGCGCCCAACGTCCGCATCGATGTCGTGCCATGGCGGGGACCGGCGATCTTTCACGCCGAGTTCGCCCGCACCATCGACCTCATGATCTCGATCGGCAACGCCTTTAGGGGATTTCACCGCCAGTTGCTCTACACCGACAGCGACGCGCTGGCGGTGCGGCGCGGCCATCCGGCAGGCGCCAGGCTGAAGCGACGCGACGCCTTCCTCACCGCGCGCCATGTCGGCGTGATCATCCGCGGCCAGCCCGAAGACCTGATCGACACCTGGCTGCGCAGCAAAGGCATCGAGCGGCACATCTCGCTGGTGGTGTCAGGCTATCTCGAAGCGCTGCACGTCGCCGCACGCACCGACCTCGTCGCCTTCGTGCCGCGGCGGCTGATCGCGGCGCTGTCAAAGCAGTTCGGCCTCGTCACGGTCGCGCCGCCGCTCGATCCCGGGATCGACGAGCAGTTCATGTTCTATCCGACGCGCGCACAGATGGACCCCGGCTCGATCTGGCTGCGGCGGCTGATGCTGGAGACGGGACGGGAGTTGGAAAAGAGAGGTTCGTAG